The Zhihengliuella sp. ISTPL4 genomic interval TTGAGCAGCTCGTCGATCGTCGCGGGCGTCGTCGCCGCGAGCTTCTCCCCGACCGCCGTGAAGCCGCGCGCCATGTTCGCACCGTGATCGGCGTCCCCGATGGCGGAGTCCAGTTCCGTGAGCCAGTCCCGCTGCGCCGTGACGGCTTCCCGGTACCGGGAGATCCAGTCGACGAGGACGTCGGTGCCGACGGTCGCCATCACGCGCCCCACCGCAGGCCGGGGGTGTTCACCGGGGCGTCCCACAGCCGCAGCAGCTCGTCGTCGGCCTTCAGCACCGTGACGGAGCACCCGGCCATGTCGAGGGAGGTGATGTAGTTGCCCACCAGGTTCCGCGCGATCTGCACGCCGGACTTCTCCAGGATCGCGGCGACCTCGCCGTACATGAGGTAGAGCTCGATCAGGGGCGTGGCTCCCATGCCGTTGAGCATCACGATCGCGGGTCCGGTGGCGTCGAGGTCGCCGAGGATGGGCTCGACGAGCTGCCGGGCGATCTCCGACGCCGGCGCGAGCGGCTCACGATGCCGTCCCGGCTCGCCGTGGATGCCGATGCCGATCTCCATCTGATCGTCGGGGAGGTCGAACGTGGGCTTCCCGGCGGCGGGCACCGTGCAGCTGGTGAGGGCCATGCCCATGGAGCGCCCCTGCCCGTTGATGCGCTTCGCGAGGTCGACGACCGCCGCGAGGTCGCGGCCCTCCTCCGCCGCGGCTCCTACGAGCTTCTCCAGCAGGACGGTGAGGCCGACGCCGCGACGGCCGGCGGTGTAGAGCGAGTCCTGCACGGCCACGTCGTCGTCCACGACGACCGTGCCGACCTCGATCCCCTCCATCGCCGCGAGTTCGGCGGCCATCTCGAAGTTGAGCACGTCGCCCGTGTAGTTCTTGACGATGTGCAGCACGCCGGCGCCGCGGTCGACCGCCTGGGTCGCCACCTGCCCGCGGTCGGGGGTGGGCGAGGTGAAGACCTCGCCGGCGACGGCCGCGTCGAGCATGCCCATGCCGACGTAGCCGCCGTGCAGGGGCTCATGGCCGGATCCGCCGCCCGAGACGACAGCCACCTTGCCCTGTTCCTTCGGTGTCGCCCGGGTGATGACGTGGTTCTCCAGGTCGACGGAGAGTTCGGGGTGCGCGGCGGCGACGCCCTTCAGGGACTCGACGAGGACGTCCTCCGGGGCGTTGATGAGCTTCTTCATCCTGCGATCTCCTTTGATGCGGCGTGAGTCTCGAGCAAAAATCCGAAAAGGATTCGTCAATGTCGAATATGCTCGGAGCCTGCCGGGTTGTCAAGATCGATCCGGCGACCGGAAACCCGGCTCGACGACGACCGGAAGGAGCACGGGCATGATCCAGGCGATCGACCGAGCGGCGAAGATCCTCGACCTGCTCCAAGGCGCCCGCCACCTCGGCATCACGGACCTGTCCGCGGCCCTGAGCCTTCCGCCGTCGACCGTGCACGGTCTGGTGAAGTCGCTGCGCGCGCACGGCCTCGTCGCGAAGGAGCGCGGCGGACAGCGCTACATGCTCGGCCCCACCCTGCTGCGCCTGAGCAACGTGTACCTCGACACCCTGGACGTGCGGGCGCGGGCGATGCGCTGGACCCAGGAGCTGGCGCGGCGGACGGAGCTGTCCGTGCGTCTCGGCGCGCCGCACCTCACGGATGTCCTCGTGATCCACCACAACCTTCGCCCCGACGACAGCCCGCAGATGCTGGAGACGGGGATGGCCGTCCCCGCACATGCCTCCGCGATGGGGAAGGTGCTCCTCGCCTACGACCAGGGCTTCCAGCAGAGCGTGTTCGCGGAGCCCCTGAGCAGCCTCACCGGCGACACCATCACTGACGTCGCCCGACTGACCCTCGAGCTGCCGGGGATCGCGGAGCGCGGGACGGCGGCCGAGACGGACGAGGCCGTGCTCGGCGAATCCTCCCTCGCCGCCCCGATCGCCGACGCCTCGAACACGATCGTCGCCGCCGTCGCCGTCGTGCTGCCGACGTCGGAGGCCCCCGCATCCGACGCGACCATGCACGCGCTGCGGGACACGGCACGGAACATCTCCCGCGAACTCGGCGCGACGACCTGGCCGCCACCCGTGGCCCCCGCCGAGGACTGACGGCGTCGGTTCGGGGACCGGTGCTCAGCCGCGCAGGCCGAGCGCGAACGGCAGCACGGCCGTGGCTCCGGCCTGCCGCACCGCGCGCGCCGCGACCGTCATGGTCCAGCGACTGTCGATGAGGTCATCGACGAGCAGCACCGGACCGGCGGGCACCTCCAGGTGCCCCACGTCGAACCGGTCCCACACCCCCGCGAGCCGGAACACGCTGTTCCCGCCCGCCTGCCCCGAAGGCCCTCCGCCGCGCCACTCCAGCGCGCCGAGGTACGGCAGCCGCCCGATCTCGGAGAGCCCGCGGGCGAGGGAGTCGACGAGCTGCGGATGCGACCGCGACGGCATCGCGACCACAGCCACCGGCCGCTCCGCCCAGTCCCACCCGGCGAGCACGCGCACGCAGGCCTGCAGCAACGCCGGGCTGATCGGCGCGTCCGGGGCACCTGCGCCGAAGATCTCGCGCAGCGTGCCGCCCCAGCCGAGGTCGGTGAGCCGGGCGAGGGCACGCCCCTCGTCTACCTGCTCTCCCGCGGGGATGCGTCCGCGCACCGGCACGTCCAGACGATCGGCGCCGGTCGGCCACGCGCGGCGAGGCTCGACCGGCACACCGACCCGGTCCAGGGATTCCGTCGCCTGTGCAGTCGCCGCCTGCGCGATCTCCGCCGGGAACCACACGCCCGCGCAGTTGTCGCACCGGCCGCAGGGGGCCGCGGTGTCGTCGTCGAGAGTCCGCTGCAGGAAGGCCATGCGACAGCCGTCCGTGCGCTCGTACTCGAGCATGTGCTCCTGCTCCGCGACCCGCTCCGCGACGATGCGCTCGTAGCGCTCGGCGTCGTACGTCCACGGCTGTCCCGTCGCGACCCAGCCGCCCTGCACACGGCGCACGGCACCGTCCACGTCGAGCACCTTCAGCAGCAGCTCGAGGGGCGTTCGACGGATGTCGACGACGGCTTCCAGCGCCGGGGTGGAGATCGGGCTGTCGCCGAGCGCCGCGATGACCCGTTCCGCACGCTCCCGATCGGGCATCGACGCGGTCGCGAAGTAGTGCCAGATCTCTCGGTCCTCGACGCCGGGGAGCAGGAGCACGTCCGCGCTCTCGCTGGCACGCCCCGCTCGTCCGACCTGCTGGTAGTAGGCGACGGGCGACGACGGGGCACCGAGATGCACGACGAATCCAAGGTCCGGCTTGTCGAACCCCATGCCGAGAGCGCTGGTCGCGACGAGCGCCTTCACCTCGTTGCGTTTGAGCATGCCCTCCGACTCCGCACGCTCCTCGGGGTCGGTCTGCCCCGTGTAGGCGCGCACGTCATGGCCGTGGTCGCGCAGGAACCGCGCGGTGTCGACCGCCGCCGCCACGGTCAGCGTGTAGATGATCCCGCTGCCGGGGAGGTCGTCGAGGTGACTGAGCAGCCAGGCCAGGCGGCTCGCCGAATCCTTGAGGCGGAGCACGCCGAGCCGCAGCGAGGTGCGGGCGAGCGGCCCCCGGATCGTGAGCACGGGCACCGCCTCCGCCCCGCTCGCGCCACCCGGCAGCGCGCCGAGCTGCTCGGCGACGTCCGCCACCACGCGACTGTTCGCCGTCGCGGTCGTCGCCAGCACGGGCACCTCGGCCGGCATCTGCGCGATGAGGTCCCGGAGCCGGCGGTAGTCCGGACGGAAGTCGTGCCCCCAGTCGCTGATGCAGTGCGCCTCGTCGACGACGAGCATGCCGAGGCGCGCGACCAGCGTCGGCAGCTGCTCCTCGCGGAAGGCCGGGTTGTTCAGCCGCTCCGGCGAGACGAGCAGCACATCGACCTCGTCGCGGGCGAGGCGCTCCTGCACCTCCGCCCACTCGTGGGCGTTCGTCGAGTTGATCGCGACCGCACGCACGCCTGCACGCCCGGCCGCCGCGATCTGGTCGCGCATGAGAGCGAGGAGCGGCGACACGAGAACGGTCGGGCCCGCGCCCTCTCGGCGG includes:
- the dhaK gene encoding dihydroxyacetone kinase subunit DhaK, whose protein sequence is MKKLINAPEDVLVESLKGVAAAHPELSVDLENHVITRATPKEQGKVAVVSGGGSGHEPLHGGYVGMGMLDAAVAGEVFTSPTPDRGQVATQAVDRGAGVLHIVKNYTGDVLNFEMAAELAAMEGIEVGTVVVDDDVAVQDSLYTAGRRGVGLTVLLEKLVGAAAEEGRDLAAVVDLAKRINGQGRSMGMALTSCTVPAAGKPTFDLPDDQMEIGIGIHGEPGRHREPLAPASEIARQLVEPILGDLDATGPAIVMLNGMGATPLIELYLMYGEVAAILEKSGVQIARNLVGNYITSLDMAGCSVTVLKADDELLRLWDAPVNTPGLRWGA
- a CDS encoding IclR family transcriptional regulator, which encodes MIQAIDRAAKILDLLQGARHLGITDLSAALSLPPSTVHGLVKSLRAHGLVAKERGGQRYMLGPTLLRLSNVYLDTLDVRARAMRWTQELARRTELSVRLGAPHLTDVLVIHHNLRPDDSPQMLETGMAVPAHASAMGKVLLAYDQGFQQSVFAEPLSSLTGDTITDVARLTLELPGIAERGTAAETDEAVLGESSLAAPIADASNTIVAAVAVVLPTSEAPASDATMHALRDTARNISRELGATTWPPPVAPAED
- a CDS encoding RecQ family ATP-dependent DNA helicase; translation: MTSPTAVPLREASRAALGELVGRPDVDFHDGQFEAIEALVQGRRRALVVQRTGWGKSAVYFVATLLRRREGAGPTVLVSPLLALMRDQIAAAGRAGVRAVAINSTNAHEWAEVQERLARDEVDVLLVSPERLNNPAFREEQLPTLVARLGMLVVDEAHCISDWGHDFRPDYRRLRDLIAQMPAEVPVLATTATANSRVVADVAEQLGALPGGASGAEAVPVLTIRGPLARTSLRLGVLRLKDSASRLAWLLSHLDDLPGSGIIYTLTVAAAVDTARFLRDHGHDVRAYTGQTDPEERAESEGMLKRNEVKALVATSALGMGFDKPDLGFVVHLGAPSSPVAYYQQVGRAGRASESADVLLLPGVEDREIWHYFATASMPDRERAERVIAALGDSPISTPALEAVVDIRRTPLELLLKVLDVDGAVRRVQGGWVATGQPWTYDAERYERIVAERVAEQEHMLEYERTDGCRMAFLQRTLDDDTAAPCGRCDNCAGVWFPAEIAQAATAQATESLDRVGVPVEPRRAWPTGADRLDVPVRGRIPAGEQVDEGRALARLTDLGWGGTLREIFGAGAPDAPISPALLQACVRVLAGWDWAERPVAVVAMPSRSHPQLVDSLARGLSEIGRLPYLGALEWRGGGPSGQAGGNSVFRLAGVWDRFDVGHLEVPAGPVLLVDDLIDSRWTMTVAARAVRQAGATAVLPFALGLRG